The sequence below is a genomic window from Candidatus Dormiibacterota bacterium.
GACCATGCCCAAGCTTCCGCTGACCGGGGGCTGCCTCTGCGGCAGCGTCCGCTACGAGATCGCCCAGCCGCTCGTGTTCGCCGGCTACTGCCACTGCACCCGCTGCCAGCGGCGCACGGGGACGGCGGCGGCGGCATCGGCGCGCATCGCGCCCGGATCGCTTCGGGTTCTCTCCGGACAGGAGCTGATCAAGGCCTGGCGCCCGCCGGACGGATTCGCAAAGGTCTTCTGCTCGAGCTGCGGGGGCGCCCTGTGGAGCCAGAGCCAGCACGACCCCGACGTGATCAGCGTTCGCATGGGCACGTTCGACACCGATCCGGGCATCCGCCCGTCGTATCGAGCGTACGTCGCCTACGCCGCACCGTGGGAGCCGATTCCGGAGGACGGACTGCCGCGTTTTCTCGAGGCGCGCAAAGGCTGAGAGGGTGTATGAGCGCGAGTTGCT
It includes:
- a CDS encoding GFA family protein — encoded protein: MPKLPLTGGCLCGSVRYEIAQPLVFAGYCHCTRCQRRTGTAAAASARIAPGSLRVLSGQELIKAWRPPDGFAKVFCSSCGGALWSQSQHDPDVISVRMGTFDTDPGIRPSYRAYVAYAAPWEPIPEDGLPRFLEARKG